One genomic region from Scomber scombrus chromosome 19, fScoSco1.1, whole genome shotgun sequence encodes:
- the cfd gene encoding complement factor D, with the protein MVSEREALVAAAVVVFALISQSEGIIGGREAVPHSRPYMASIQKPEGETWIHECGGFVIADQWVMTAVHCMPTGSDGRRVVLGLHSLSEAEETKQAFHILELHNHADFNPSNYDNDIALIKLDRPFNSSEAIRAVEYLRVGGINPSTDEEVETAGWGSYNNLGSRPDKLKEVVIEVVSSNRCRRSDYFGRKFTTNMICAHKVCDGDCDVRNEDSCDGDSGGPLIYKGVAVGITSNGGKKCGQLKKPGVYTIISHYTPWIVGIVGVPDAAENQST; encoded by the exons ATGGTGTCAGAGAGAGAAGCGCTTGTGGCTGCTGCTGTCGTTGTTTTTGCCCTCATTTCACAGA GTGAGGGCATAattggtggcagagaggcagTTCCACACTCTCGGCCCTACATGGCCTCCATCCAGAAACCAGAAGGGGAGACATGGATTCATGAGTGTGGAGGGTTTGTGATTGCTGATCAGTGGGTGATGACTGCAGTTCACTGTATGCCAACAGG ATCAGATGGGAGGAGAGTAGTGTTGGGTCTCCATTCTCTGAGTGAAGCTGAGGAAACGAAGCAAGCCTTTCACATTTTGGAACTTCACAATCATGCAGATTTTAACCCGTCAAATTACGACAACGACATTGCTTTAATTAAA TTGGATCGTCCATTTAACAGCTCTGAAGCTATCCGTGCTGTGGAATACCTGCGAGTGGGCGGCATAAACCCCAGCACCGATGAAGAGGTCGAAACAGCCGGTTGGGGATCTTACAACAACCTGGGGTCCAGACCTGACAAGCTCAAAGAGGTGGTCATAGAGGTGGTCAGCTCAAATCGATGCAGACGCAGTGATTACTTTGGAAGGAAGTTCACCACTAACATGATATGTGCACACAAAGTATGCGACGGCGATTGTGATGTGAGGAATGAAGACAGTTGTGAT GGTGACTCCGGGGGTCCTCTGATTTACAAAGGCGTTGCAGTGGGCATCACCTCCAATGGAGGGAAGAAGTGTGGCCAACTTAAAAAGCCTGGGGTTTATACCATTATCTCACACTACACTCCGTGGATTGTTGGTATCGTAGGCGTGCCGGACGCTGCAGAAAACCAGAGCACCTAA